The genome window AGATGGCGCGCAAATACCATCCAGACCTCAACCCTAATGACAAAGAAGCAGAACGCAAATTTAAAGAACTTAATGAAGCTAATGAAGTACTAAGTCATCCAGAAAACCGCAAGAAATACGATAAGTATGGGGAAAACTGGCAAAATGCTGAGGCTTATGAACAAGCACAAAAACAACAGCAAAGAACTTCCCAGCAACGTACTTATGGAGGACAACAAAACTACAATGAAGAAGATTATTCAGACTTCTTTGAATCCATGTTTAGCGGTGGTCAGCGGCAAAGAGCTGCTTACCGAGGACAAGACTTTAATGCAGAGTTGCACTTGGACCTTATGGATGTCTATACCAGCAGTAAAAAAACACTTACTGTAAATGGAAAAAACATAAGGATAGCCATTCCTGCTGGAGTTACCAATGGACAAACCATAAAGATTAAAAATCACGGTGGAAAAAGTCCGTCAAATGGTCCAAAAGGCGACTTGTTGATCACCTTTATAATAAACAACAATACTTCCTTTCACAGAGAGCAAGCAGATTTATTTATCACTCAAGAAATCCCTTTACTTACCGCCGTATTAGGTGGTTCACAGCTTATCAAAACCATAGATGGTCAGGTAAAACTAACCCTTAAAGAAGGCACTCAAAATGGAACCAAGGTAAAATTGAAAGCAAAAGGGTTCCCTAGGTATAAACAAGAGGGGTCTTATGGCGATTTATATGTGACTTACGAGGTGATTGTCCCTAGCACTCTTTCGCAAAAGCAAAAAGAATTGTATCAAGAACTCTTAAAACTGGAAGACTAATGGAAGATGACAACCTCATACCAGCAATAGATTTTTGCACAAGCCATCGGGTAGAAATCGAATTAGTGCAAACCCTTAATGAACAAGGACTTATAGAAGTTATAACACGTAAAGAGCTCGTTTTTATACCAGAAAACCAAGTCAAAAAACTGGAGCAAATTTTAGTGTTTCACAGAGAGCTAGACATCAATCTAGAAGGTGTTGAAACTATTATGTCTCTACTACAACGTATGGAATCCATGCAAGAGCACATCCTACAATTAGAAAATAAACTTCAAAGATTTTTATAATGGCAACACCAACAGATCATTTGATAGCCTAATGGATAGAATCTCGCAATAGACTAGAAAACCAACTGGATGCAATAACTGTCTTCGACCTTAAAAAGAAACTCGCCCCATCACCCAATAGCGTGGATTTTTTATTACAACATACGGCCGAAGTAGAATTGCTTTTTGCAAAAAATATTTTTGGCGCAAAGGATATCAAAATAATTGCCCATACCGTCATTGTAAAACAAGATACAGGAGAATGGAAGGACTTAGAAAACGCATTGTCGGTACTGCGTTTATCTTGTAAAACCTTGTTGACTATCCTTTATAAACAAGAGGAGGAAGATTGAGATAAAAAAATAGTGACTAAAGAATTTGGAACTAAAACAAAGGCACAAGCTCTAGGTCATATTGTCTCTCATACAGCCTATCATGCTGGACAACTAGCTATGCTGCTTAAATAAGGAACTGTTACACATTAACGCATGGAACTGATCGATAAAATACAGGAATGGATGGCGCAAAACCCCAGCGTCACCATCATCATACGATACCTGTTATGGGTGATTGCCATACTTATAACTCTACAACTTATAAAAAGATTTCTCAAAAAGAATTTACCAGATAGCACGACCAGATATAAATCACAAAAAGGTCTTGAAATTATAGGTTATGTATTCATCATTTTACTCTTGAGACTTTCCCTTTCCATAGGTACAGAGGACCTAAGAGCAGTAAAACGCTTAGTTTTTATAAAGAACATCGATCTAAAAAATTTAAAAAAAACAGCTGTGAAAATGATCAATACTTTCATCTTTTCAATTTTTAGAGCTATAAACACAGTAGCATACCTAGGAAGAGTCAAGGTCTTATTACTGGTGACAAGTGCGTAAAACTAAAATAGGTACCACCGCCGAGTTAACAATTTTAGAGAGGTGAGAGTTAGAAAATACACGTTCCATAAAAGTTTCCTTATGTGCAGAGAGGACTTGCATTTGAATAGCTAGTCTTGTTATGGACTCTTCAATTACAGCAATAGGTTCTTGGTCTATATGTGTTTCATAAAGCACTGGCGTGCCGTGAAAGTATTTTATAATAGCCTCCTGTTCTTTTTCATAATCAATAGATTCGATTATAAAACCATAATTAAGACGCATGACATGTATGGTGGATTGACAGCTTTTAACAAGCCTTATAAAAGGCTCTTTTCCACATGGATCAAACAAATCATCGTAATCTAATAAATACTCTATGTTAGTAGGATTTACAAACTTAAAACCTTCTGGAATAGCTAGTAACGGACACTCTGTGTTACGTATAATGCGCAAGGTGTGCGAACTAAAAATAGATTCCATGATATCGCTCTTACCATTGGTTCCGCATACAATCAAATCAATATTGTAGGAATCAACAGCATCATTGATAGCGGTGGTAAAAACATCATAATCCACTAAAGTATGAAAATTAAAATCTTCTTTTAGGGTTTTCTTTATAAGCTGCTCTTTGGTCTCTTTCAGGCTTGCTTTATTATCACCTAGTAAGGCTGTATTGATATCATCTTGCGGATTTGCTACCATAAGATCATCCATGGTGTATTCCCAAAATTTTTGAACACTCAACAAATGGAAATTACATTTTTGGCCTTTAAAAAGTTTTAAGGCATAATCATGTGCGTTTTCAGATTTTATTGTAAAGTCAGTTAATAGTAAAATGTTATTCATCCTGATTCCATTTAAAGAATTAAAATTAACAGGAATGAGCAAGGAAAACTATGATAAATATCAATGCATGAAAGCAAAATATTTTTAATTAATTGGTGCGTGTTAGAAAGACTTTAGGATGTTCTTTTCTAGCTGTTTTGTTATAATTCCAGCAAAAGACTATGTAGTAGAAGTTCTGTTTCATAAGGTTTAACAATAAGAGAATTCACTCCATAGCAATACACTTCGTTTTCTGGATCTTCAAAGTCCGTTGCTGTCAAGGCTATAATAGGAGTCTTTTTATCAAACTCTCGTATCTTCTGACTTGCCTCAATACCATTCATTACAGGCATATTGATATCCATGAGTATAAAGTCAAATGCTTCTTTTTGAACTATTTCAACCGCTTCCTTACCGTTACTGGCGGTTTGATGCTTCATGGAATGTTGCTCTAATATCTTTTGGGTTACTATCTGGTTGATTTTATTATCATCTACTATCAGCACTTTTTTATTCTCTAAAGAGGTGATATTTTTTGATCGGGCTTGCTGCTGCTCTTGCTCTTTTTCTCCTACATGAATATCAAGAATGAATGAAAAAGTAGTTCCTTCATTAAAAACACTATCCATTTGTAGTGAAGAGCCCAGAATACTCAATATTTTATTGACAATAGGTAATCCTAGACCTGTCCCATTAATTTCTTGATGGCTAGAAACTTTTACTTGAGTAAATTCTTCAAAAACATTTTTCTGCTCGTCAGGATGAATACCTCTTCCCGAATCCTTAATCTCAAAGTACAATCGTATGTCTTCCTCATTTTGTTCTATGTTCTTAATTTTAAGACTAATATTTCCGTCCTCCGTAAACTTACTGGCATTACTCATCAAGTTCATAAGCACTTGAGAAATCTTTGTTTTATCCCCATAAAGGATCGTTGGAATATGTGGATCTAACTCTATAACAACCTCATTGTTATGTTTTTCATTTAAAAATGTAAAAGTTGTGATGATATTTTCTACAAGTACCGGCAGTTCAAAATGCACCTCCATTAGTTCATGCCCTTTTTTAGAGGAGAACTTATTGATATGAAGCACATCATTTACCAGAGCCAGTAGGTAATCTGCTGAAAATTTAAGGGATTTAAATTCCTCTTTATAACCAGACAAATTGGGGTCTTTTAAAAACGAGGCCGATAAACCTACGATTCCATACAAAGGAGTTCTTAATTCATGACTTATAGTAGATAAAAAGCGTGTGTTGCTTTTGGCGAGTTTTTCAGACCTTTCTTTGGCATTCAAATATTGTTTATTCTTTTCTAACAAGCCTTTTAAAAGTCGCTCTCTTTTGTTTTTTGATTTAAACAATACTATAGTCACCAATAATAAAAGGACCGCGACAACTATAAAAAAAACAAGCAAGATTTGATCTACCGAGGCTTTTTGAGTAACCAGTTCATTTTCTAGTTGAGAGGCTCTCAGGTCTTGCTTTATTTTATCCAGCTGTACTTTTGTTCTGGAAATTTGCTGCTGTTTGATCTTATCTTTTTCGTACAGAACATCTTTTAAAGAATCATAGACTTTATGAACTTCAGGCAATTTTTCATACTGTCCCATGAGTTCATAAGCTGTCATCAGATTCTTGTAATTTCCTAATCGATAGTTTTCATCGTAAGAATCTTGATATTTTAATGATTCTAAAATCCTTTCCATAGATTCTTCAGGATTATTTTCAAGTAAAAGGATACCTGCTTTTATAAAGTTAGTAGTCCCTATATAGGTTTTACGGCGATCAGCCATAGCCTCTAAGTCTATCTTATATTCTATTTGGCTTAAATGATCCTTAGCGAGCTTGGGTTGATTTAGATTTACATATAATTCTGCTAGGTTATGGTGTAAAATAAAATTAATTTGATCATGTAGGTCGTTTTGGTATTGATAAGCTAATCCTTTTTTAAGGTAGGTTACTGCTTTATCCGTATCTGTCTTAAAGTAGGTGTTCCCTAAATTCACGTAAGTAGTGAGCATCGTTAACGTATCTTTTTGCTCTTTTGCTATTTTCAATGCTTCATTAAAAAAGAGTTCGGCTTTATCTGTATCGTCTAGTTTTATATAGGAATTGCCCAATATATTACGAAATCTACGCTCTAAATCTTGAGCATTTATATTTTGGGAATTAGCAATAAGCGCTGGAGTTTTTTCTAAAATTTGTTCGTACGACCCTTTGTTAAAATAGTCTAATAATTTGTAGGAGATCGAATCTAGTTGTTGCTGGGTATAGGTGGTAGAATTAGTAGTATATGGCGAAGACTGGTTGTATACTTCCTGAGAAAAGGAGAAGGCTACGCTTAATAAAATGCACCAAAGTGCGACTATAAAATTTTTGGCCATAATACCCTTAAAATATTTTATGGAATTTCTTTCTGAGTCACGTAAATTAGTCTTTGTTTCATATTTATCATCATTCCAAGTAACTTTTCTTAAAAAAATTAACACGTATTTACCGACATAAGTATACTTATTTGATAATCAATGTTTTATATTATTTGATGATTTCTACACAAGTTTCAGTTGATGGCATCATTTATTTTTTTTTGCCGCATTACTCTATGATTAATAAGCCCTTATATCATTATAATTAGATGCTTTTTTACTTTTTTGAAAATTTCGTTTTCGCGAAAGCGGTATATTTAAAAATATCTAAACCCGCCAATTAATTATGGAACGAAGGGTCAAATGAAAAGAAAATAAAGGTGTTGAAAAACTAATAAAAATCACTTATAAAAATCTATTTTCCATCTTAGGTGATTCTGTGTTTCCTTCCTGTTGAACATTAGATTTCAAAGCTTACCTGTTATATGGAAATGATTTGCAGCCTAACAAAGATGTATGGACTGAGTTTTATAAGAAACATTTTTTATAGAAAAAGGAGTTACCAGATCGGTAACTCCTTTATTGTAGTGATTTATGATATTTCGCTTTCGCACAAAGCCTGCCGGCAGGAAAATGCCGCTATTAAATGTTACTTGACATCTTTAAGCAACTCTATAATTGCGCGTTCCAGTTGTTGATCTGTTCCATTATCGATTTGTCCAGGCATGTTTTTTACTTTGATCATAGGCTCTGTCTGGCTATTTTCCATCCACTTACCATTGATATCTTTTGCGCTTATAGGAACAACGCCCCAGCGAGAGCCGTCTGGAAGCCCTTCCCAGCCTGCAAAACTACAGGTTCCTGGAGTGGGCATTCCAACCGTTTTTCCTATTTTAAGATCGGTATATCCACATGCAAAGCAGTGTCCATCGCTGTACTGCGCTTCATTAATCATGGCAAGTGTAGGTTTTACCCATCGAGAAGTAGGCTCGCCACCTACTACTTTATCTTCTGTCGCGTAGGTAATGAATGGTGTACCTGTAAAAAACATAGCTAAGTCTGCAACAAGGTCTCCTCCGCCGTTAAAACGCGTGTCAATAATCATTGCCTTACGGTTGTAGAATTTACCCATCATTTTTTCATAAACATCTCGGTAAGGTCCATCTCCCATTCCAGGAATATGAACATAACCTAACTGCCCATTACTTTTCTTAGTAACCTCTTCTTCGTTTTGCTTTACCCATCTTTTGTATAGCAATCCACGCTCTTCTCCGAGACTGATAGGCTTTACGGTGATGGTCATGCTTTTTTTAGTCGCTGGATCAAGTATCTCTAGCAAGGTAAATTTGTCGGTCTTGCGATTTAAATATGCTGCTATATCTGTTGTAGCACTTATGTCCACACCATCGATCTTCTCGATGATCATTCCTTGTTTAACATCAAAATCAGCTTTATCCAGTGGTCCTCCTTTGATAACCTCGGTAATTTTAATACCGTTGGTTTTGTGATTGTAATCCATAAAGATTCCCAATGATGCAGTGGCATCCGGATTCTTCATTTTAATACTTGCACCACGAGCGCCTGCATGAGAGACATTAAGTTCTCCCAACATTTCAGATAGCAGCTCTGCAAACTCGATGCTGTTTCCTACATAAGGTAAGTGTTTACCGTATTCTTTTTTCATTAAATCCCAGTCTACACCGTGGAAATCTGGATGGTAAAAAATAGCATTAGTGCGTATCCATACGTGATCAAACATAGCCTGACGCTCTGCAATAGCATCGTATTCCATCTCGCCAGATATTTTTACGGACTCTTTCTTACTTTTTTCAATATCAATTTTAGAGATGCTACCACTGCTTAAAAGGAATAGATTTTTCATCTCTTTATCCCACTGTAAACTACCAGAAGAAGCATTGAGCTCCATAGCCATTTTAGTTTCTTTGGTACGCAAATCTGTGGTCCACAGGTTGAGTTTATCTTCAAATCTAGTTAAGTAATACAGCTTGCTACCATCTTTAGAAAGTACGGCATCACTAAGACTAGAAGAATGTATGCTAAAACGTTTGGTTCGGTCTTTCAGGTCTGTCCAATCAAATTGGAGTTCTTTGACGCTATCTGTATCCTTTTCTTTATCGGCCTTTTTATCCTTTTTACTTTTCTTTTTTTCGTTTTTAAGGCTGTCTTTTTTCTTTTCGGCTGCGTTTAGTTTTTTAATTTCCTTTTGAAGCGCATATTCCTCTTTACTCAGGTTGAATTCGTCCCAAGCATCTTGAGTGAAAAACATGCCGTATACATCGCTTTGTGAAGAACCGCTTGTTGCATAAGACTTTAACCCATCGCGATTAGAAAACCAGATCATTTGCTTACCTTCATTCACCCATTTTGGACTAAAATCATAGTAGCCACTTTCATTGAGGTTGATTCTCTTAGAACCATCTACAGCTAGTAATAATACATCGCTGTTACTTAAGGTAACTCCCCAATCCATAAGCAGCCATTTACTGTCTGGACTCCATACAAAATTCTTATCACCGTCTCGCATGTGGTACAAGTCCTTAGGAGTCATTAAAGTGACCTCTTCACCACTTTTTACATCTTTGACTTTCAGCGTGCGTCTGTCTTCTATAAAGGCGAGTTTTTTACCATCTGGTGAGTACTTTGCTAGGTAGTTATCTTTTCCGTTTTCTAAAACAGCGGTTTCCTTAATCAAGGTAGAGGCAAAAAAGAAAGGTTCTTCTTTACGTACTTTCTCCGTTTTATAAACGCTCCATTTTCCATCACGCTCGCTACTGTAAACGACCGATTTCCCTTCTGGTCCCCAAGTCACAAAACGTTCTGCTTCTGGAGTGTTGGTTATTCTCTTGGTAAATGACTCCTCCACAGAAGTTACAAAAACTTCTCCTCTAGCAATAAAGGCAATTTCTTTACCGTCTGGTGATACTTCCATTTCATTCACTCCACCGTCAACAGAAATAAATTGATCATTATTACTTATTTGTTGTGTCGTAATGTTTACTTGTAGTTTTTTAGGCTCTTGGCCTTCTTTCATGGTGTATAACTTACCGTCAAAACCAAAACAAAGTGTCCCGTTTCCAACAGATAAAAAACGTACTGGATGTAGGTCAAAAAAGGTCAGTTGAGTTGTATTTGTGCCATCAATATTAGATTTGTGAACGTTAAACGTGCCACTTTGCTCACTTAAATAATAAAATGATTTTTCATCATTAGAAAAAATAGGCATTCTATCTTCTCCTGTATAGGTAGTGATCATTTGATGAGCATCATTAGCGACGTCATATTTCCAGATATCTCTGGTTATACTTGATTCATGATGCTTGCGCCATATATTCTCTCCCCCTTTTTTATCGTGGTACAAGATGGTCTTCCCATCCTTGCTTACATTCAAAAACTCTGCTGGAATTGTAAGTACTTGATCTACCCTTCCTCCACTAACCGGTACGCTATAAACTTCTGGTTGTGATCCTGTAGGGAATTGTCTGTGGTTGACCTCATCCATACGCACTGCGCCAAAAAGAACTCCTTGATCGTCCTGTGTAAATGTAAAGGGTTGTTCATCGCTGGAATGAAAGGTGAGTCTTGTGGCAGCACCTCCCTTTGCACTCATGACATAAACGTCAAAGTTCCCATAACGGTTAGAAGCAAAAGCAATTTGTTTGCCGTCTTTACTCCATACAGCTTGGTAATCGTGCGCTTCATGAAAAGTGAGCTGTTGTGCATCTCCTCCTGTTGCTGCTACTTTGTATAAATCACCTTTATAGGTAAAGACTATTTGAGAGCCATCTGGTGAAATGGTCTGATGGCGCAACCATCCTGCATCTTGTTGTGCGTGTAAACTGATTGCTGTAAAGAGCAATACCCAAGTAAATAAGTTTTTCATAATTGGATTTTTTGGTAAAGCAATATAGCAACAAGTTGAATAAAGTTGCTCATGTATTTTATAAAGCTTGTGGCAATTTTTTACTTTTTTATAAAAATAGAGCTAGTTTGCTATTTCACTTTCGCATCTCGAATAAGTCCCACAATAGCCAAAGCGCAAGAGACAACCAATGTTTTTTTTCGGTACTTGATTGTACCGAGCAAGTCAAAGTATGTTTGTAAAACTGAAACCGTTGGTATCATTCCAGAGCATCTAGGTATACCCAGTGTCCATTTTCTTTACAAAATCGGGAATTTTCATAAATCACCTGCACTTTATTATTTTCCATGTAAAAGGCTTTAAACTCAACATTTCCAATGCTATCCTTCTCTAATCCTTTGGTAGATTGAAGCACCACAAGTTTGATCCAGTTCACTGAATTGGTCCAGTTTTCTATTTGTTGAGCCTCTTTTTTACCAGGCCTTTTGGAGGAATGATGGCTGTCCTGTAAATAAGCGATATTACACAATACAAAAGCACTATATCTGGAGCGCATGAGCTGCTCTGCTGTGGTCACTTGTAAGATGTCATGATGTGCTTTTGCACAACAATTTTCATAAAGACGGTAAGGATTACAAGGACATTTCATAAAAGAACTGGCGATTCATGCAGCGTTAATAACAAATCATTTCACGCGATACAACATCACATTATCTGTACTAAAATTACCTGGACGACCCAGTTCTCCAACAAATGTTAAAGCTAGATGTAACTCATCTGGAGTATTCATCTCATAGATACCTTTGAGACGGTTAAGCTCGTTATAAGTCTCGTCCTCATAAATAATAAAATCTATAGCAGCAGGTTCTGTCGTTGCATCGACAGTGTATCTCATATGAGCACTAACTCCGCGCATATCAAAAGATTTTCCACCCATGATCTGACCATCCATTTCAAAAGTGGCAAAACCATCTGCAGATAAGGTTAAAAAACCAATATCTCCTTTATCTTTTCCTTTCCATCTGCCTACTAATGCGTCTTCTTTAACAGCTGTAAGAGAAGTCATTAGTGATAAAGTAATCGCTACAAGACTAAGTTGTTTAAGTAATTTCATATCTAGTGGGTTTGATTAAATAAGTCCTAATGATATGAAAATTAGTTATTTCTTTCAAAAAATTAATTTTCATATTATTATACGTCCTTAAAATACCTAATAAAGGGTAATTACTGGCATTTTTCTACCTGAATTAGGACCATCATCTAGTTAAGAGAAGCTTTCTGGGTTTTTAAATGGTACTTGTTCCACTTTCCTGGCTGCCGGAAGGCATGGTGCGAAAGCGGAGTTATTCAAAGCTTCCCAGCACTAATTTAATAAAGGCTTGTTTTCATGGATCTTAAAAGCTTGCTCTGCCCCCAAAAACCTAGTGTCTCCATGTTTCTCAGACCAAAACCCATCCAGCACATCTTTAGAAAGACATTTATAGACGACCACGCCTTTAAAGACCTGCCCCTGCTCCCCTAGGTAATTAAAGTTAATAACTAAAATCTGATCCTTAAAAAATCCAGTCCCTTTTTGAACCTGATCACCACTGATGTTCCATAAAGCGATAATCCTTCTATTTTTATCCATCGATAAGGTAAGTTTTCCTTTATAGCTGCTCTGTGCAGCGTCTTGATTATGACCTTTTATGCTGTAATCTCCAACCAGCTCCTCTAGTGTCATATGATTCTAATTTTTATACAAATGTAAGTCCTACCGCATTGAGGTGGATATACTTTATCTTTGTACCCTTATCAAACTATTATGGCTAAGCAGGGGAAAGAAAAAAATCTCAGAAACAAGAATAAGCATACCGAGCTTATCGAGCGCATCAAAAACAAAAAGCGCACCAAGAAAGAACTGCGCACCGAGCGTTTAAAGGCGATTACTAAAGCAGCTCAAGAAGCTGCCAAAAAAGAAAATTCCTAATTGATGAAGTAAATGAATCCACTCCTTTGTTTAAACGCTGCTATTTCATTGTAAATAATAGTCTTCTGCTCCTATATGGTGCAAATTTAGATTCAAAAACTTTGCTGATGTCTTTCAAGTATTTCCTTATTTTTATTTGTTTTGGTTGTATTCTTACGGGTTGTGCTGTAAAAAAATTCAAGAACTTAGAATATAATGCCCCTCAAGTAAAAGAAACTCCTGCACCTACCTTAAACATTTTTACCAAACGCAATCCAAAGGATTCGTTACAACCTGTATTAATTTTTGTTCATGGTGGATACTGGAACAGTGGTCGTAAAGAAATTTACAGTTACATAGGCCGCAACTTTGCACGTAATGAACTAACTGTAGTCATTCCTGATTACACTAAAAGTCCAGTGGCTAGCTATAAAGAAATGACAGAGCAAATTGCACAATCCATCAAATGGACGCAAGAAAACATTTCAGCCTATGGTGGCGATCCCAGTCAAATTTACATTACAGGACACAGTGCTGGGGGACATTTAAGTGCCCTCGCCGTAATGAATAAACAATATGCTGTGGCACCTAAAACTGTAAAAGGAATTATTTTAAACGATGCCGCAGGACTGGACATGTATTCCTACTTGCTAGAAAACAAGCCTACTGATAAATACAACTACATCAGTACCTGGACGCTGGATCCAGAAAACTGGAAAGCCGCTTCTCCCTATTACTTTATCGACGAGCAAACGCCTGAAATAAAAATCTATACGGGAACAAAAACCTATGCCTCCATTATAGCTGGTAATGAAAAGTTTGTTCAAGAACTTCAAAAATACCAGCCCAATGTTCAAATAGAATTTCTAAATAAAAAGCATATTCCCATGGTAACCCAGCTTTTCTTTCCTTGGAATGATCGCATTGATGACATCGTTGCTTTTATAAAGAAGTGATGTCAAGGTCAGTAGATTTCCTGATGTGCTCCTTTTAACATCATAGGTTAAAAACCAAAACACCTCCTTAAAAATCAGGTTCGATAACCCAATTTATTTAGGATAAATGCCTAGAAGTGACTCGATAGAAAAATGCTGTTCACCATGACAAGCTCAAAAAACCTAAGACGTCATCTCACGCCCGATAATTATAAGGACTGCCACCCATTCCCTACCTTTGCCATATGCGCAAACTACACATCGATAATAGTTTTACCAACTCTTTACCTAAAGATCCCGTAGCGGAAAATTACACCCGTCAGGTGACTAGCATCGCTTTTTCAAAAGCAGAACCATTGAAGTTTCCAAAGAGCAGTTTCATACATGTTTCCAAACTCGCAAAGGAACTCGGCTTTACCGAAGAAGAAATCTTGTCTGAAGAGTTTTTACAGCTGTTTACTGGACAACATTTGTATCCTCATACAGAA of Nonlabens sp. Ci31 contains these proteins:
- a CDS encoding DnaJ C-terminal domain-containing protein yields the protein MEFIDYYKILGISKTAKESDIKKAYRKMARKYHPDLNPNDKEAERKFKELNEANEVLSHPENRKKYDKYGENWQNAEAYEQAQKQQQRTSQQRTYGGQQNYNEEDYSDFFESMFSGGQRQRAAYRGQDFNAELHLDLMDVYTSSKKTLTVNGKNIRIAIPAGVTNGQTIKIKNHGGKSPSNGPKGDLLITFIINNNTSFHREQADLFITQEIPLLTAVLGGSQLIKTIDGQVKLTLKEGTQNGTKVKLKAKGFPRYKQEGSYGDLYVTYEVIVPSTLSQKQKELYQELLKLED
- a CDS encoding chaperone modulator CbpM, yielding MEDDNLIPAIDFCTSHRVEIELVQTLNEQGLIEVITRKELVFIPENQVKKLEQILVFHRELDINLEGVETIMSLLQRMESMQEHILQLENKLQRFL
- a CDS encoding DinB family protein; this translates as MTKEFGTKTKAQALGHIVSHTAYHAGQLAMLLK
- a CDS encoding universal stress protein; this encodes MNNILLLTDFTIKSENAHDYALKLFKGQKCNFHLLSVQKFWEYTMDDLMVANPQDDINTALLGDNKASLKETKEQLIKKTLKEDFNFHTLVDYDVFTTAINDAVDSYNIDLIVCGTNGKSDIMESIFSSHTLRIIRNTECPLLAIPEGFKFVNPTNIEYLLDYDDLFDPCGKEPFIRLVKSCQSTIHVMRLNYGFIIESIDYEKEQEAIIKYFHGTPVLYETHIDQEPIAVIEESITRLAIQMQVLSAHKETFMERVFSNSHLSKIVNSAVVPILVLRTCHQ
- a CDS encoding response regulator, whose translation is MAKNFIVALWCILLSVAFSFSQEVYNQSSPYTTNSTTYTQQQLDSISYKLLDYFNKGSYEQILEKTPALIANSQNINAQDLERRFRNILGNSYIKLDDTDKAELFFNEALKIAKEQKDTLTMLTTYVNLGNTYFKTDTDKAVTYLKKGLAYQYQNDLHDQINFILHHNLAELYVNLNQPKLAKDHLSQIEYKIDLEAMADRRKTYIGTTNFIKAGILLLENNPEESMERILESLKYQDSYDENYRLGNYKNLMTAYELMGQYEKLPEVHKVYDSLKDVLYEKDKIKQQQISRTKVQLDKIKQDLRASQLENELVTQKASVDQILLVFFIVVAVLLLLVTIVLFKSKNKRERLLKGLLEKNKQYLNAKERSEKLAKSNTRFLSTISHELRTPLYGIVGLSASFLKDPNLSGYKEEFKSLKFSADYLLALVNDVLHINKFSSKKGHELMEVHFELPVLVENIITTFTFLNEKHNNEVVIELDPHIPTILYGDKTKISQVLMNLMSNASKFTEDGNISLKIKNIEQNEEDIRLYFEIKDSGRGIHPDEQKNVFEEFTQVKVSSHQEINGTGLGLPIVNKILSILGSSLQMDSVFNEGTTFSFILDIHVGEKEQEQQQARSKNITSLENKKVLIVDDNKINQIVTQKILEQHSMKHQTASNGKEAVEIVQKEAFDFILMDINMPVMNGIEASQKIREFDKKTPIIALTATDFEDPENEVYCYGVNSLIVKPYETELLLHSLLLEL
- a CDS encoding S41 family peptidase; the protein is MKNLFTWVLLFTAISLHAQQDAGWLRHQTISPDGSQIVFTYKGDLYKVAATGGDAQQLTFHEAHDYQAVWSKDGKQIAFASNRYGNFDVYVMSAKGGAATRLTFHSSDEQPFTFTQDDQGVLFGAVRMDEVNHRQFPTGSQPEVYSVPVSGGRVDQVLTIPAEFLNVSKDGKTILYHDKKGGENIWRKHHESSITRDIWKYDVANDAHQMITTYTGEDRMPIFSNDEKSFYYLSEQSGTFNVHKSNIDGTNTTQLTFFDLHPVRFLSVGNGTLCFGFDGKLYTMKEGQEPKKLQVNITTQQISNNDQFISVDGGVNEMEVSPDGKEIAFIARGEVFVTSVEESFTKRITNTPEAERFVTWGPEGKSVVYSSERDGKWSVYKTEKVRKEEPFFFASTLIKETAVLENGKDNYLAKYSPDGKKLAFIEDRRTLKVKDVKSGEEVTLMTPKDLYHMRDGDKNFVWSPDSKWLLMDWGVTLSNSDVLLLAVDGSKRINLNESGYYDFSPKWVNEGKQMIWFSNRDGLKSYATSGSSQSDVYGMFFTQDAWDEFNLSKEEYALQKEIKKLNAAEKKKDSLKNEKKKSKKDKKADKEKDTDSVKELQFDWTDLKDRTKRFSIHSSSLSDAVLSKDGSKLYYLTRFEDKLNLWTTDLRTKETKMAMELNASSGSLQWDKEMKNLFLLSSGSISKIDIEKSKKESVKISGEMEYDAIAERQAMFDHVWIRTNAIFYHPDFHGVDWDLMKKEYGKHLPYVGNSIEFAELLSEMLGELNVSHAGARGASIKMKNPDATASLGIFMDYNHKTNGIKITEVIKGGPLDKADFDVKQGMIIEKIDGVDISATTDIAAYLNRKTDKFTLLEILDPATKKSMTITVKPISLGEERGLLYKRWVKQNEEEVTKKSNGQLGYVHIPGMGDGPYRDVYEKMMGKFYNRKAMIIDTRFNGGGDLVADLAMFFTGTPFITYATEDKVVGGEPTSRWVKPTLAMINEAQYSDGHCFACGYTDLKIGKTVGMPTPGTCSFAGWEGLPDGSRWGVVPISAKDINGKWMENSQTEPMIKVKNMPGQIDNGTDQQLERAIIELLKDVK
- a CDS encoding YchJ family protein, which encodes MKCPCNPYRLYENCCAKAHHDILQVTTAEQLMRSRYSAFVLCNIAYLQDSHHSSKRPGKKEAQQIENWTNSVNWIKLVVLQSTKGLEKDSIGNVEFKAFYMENNKVQVIYENSRFCKENGHWVYLDALE
- a CDS encoding alpha/beta hydrolase, which produces MSFKYFLIFICFGCILTGCAVKKFKNLEYNAPQVKETPAPTLNIFTKRNPKDSLQPVLIFVHGGYWNSGRKEIYSYIGRNFARNELTVVIPDYTKSPVASYKEMTEQIAQSIKWTQENISAYGGDPSQIYITGHSAGGHLSALAVMNKQYAVAPKTVKGIILNDAAGLDMYSYLLENKPTDKYNYISTWTLDPENWKAASPYYFIDEQTPEIKIYTGTKTYASIIAGNEKFVQELQKYQPNVQIEFLNKKHIPMVTQLFFPWNDRIDDIVAFIKK